One window of Labilithrix sp. genomic DNA carries:
- a CDS encoding ferrous iron transport protein A — translation MATLGTTAIGQRVRVVEAKLEADVAAWLAAVGLAAGEEVTVLRRAALGGPLHVRLASGGELAIAREVANEIEVQVELENENENENENENESEVG, via the coding sequence ATGGCGACGCTGGGCACCACTGCGATTGGGCAGCGTGTGCGCGTCGTGGAGGCGAAGCTCGAGGCGGACGTGGCGGCGTGGCTCGCGGCGGTGGGGCTCGCGGCGGGGGAAGAGGTCACGGTGCTGCGCCGCGCGGCGCTCGGCGGGCCGCTGCACGTGCGCCTCGCCTCCGGCGGCGAGCTCGCGATCGCGCGTGAGGTCGCGAACGAGATCGAGGTCCAGGTCGAGCTCGAGAACGAGAACGAGAACGAGAACGAGAACGAGAACGAGAGCGAGGTCGGATGA
- a CDS encoding ferrous iron transporter B, whose translation MITVALVGRPNSGKSSLYNQVTGGNARVGNYPGITVDVLEAEVNLPSGALVKVADLPGLYSVEATVAKDTDEGVARSFLDSLRAIPDDARSSYVVVQVIDPTRLALGLRLTRELVAAKTRMIVALTHADVLAAEGREVDVEKLSAAIGAPVVLLNAREAGSKAALLAAVDDRLRDHDRDRDRTSARADFEPGKLAASVVRDLPSTAETTRRRLVTERLDAVLLHPVVGPFLFVALMALVFAAVFLIADPVTAACDALKGYAQGGLVRVLGKGLLASFLADGVLGGAGTVLAFAPQIVILTVALELLEASGYLARGAFLVDRLLRLLGLSGRSFLPLLMGHACAIPAISATRVVRDPRERLTTILVLPLMTCSARLPTYALVLSTFFGGRSALFRAGLFVGLYFAGILAALVASWLLRRTATKGRGLPLVLEMPSYRVPQASVVARKAWNAAKRFVRDVGRIIVGVSAVLWVLLTVPMPGADAAPDAQPIDRSIAAMVGRAIEPATRPAGFDWRIDVGLIGSFGARELMVATLGVVYGIEDAGDDEAPLAEKLREAKKPDGTPQYGVRTGLALLAFFVLACQCMSTVAAIRRETASWRWPAFVLAYTYAAAYVAAVVVYQVGGLLGLS comes from the coding sequence ATGATCACCGTCGCGTTGGTGGGGCGGCCGAACTCTGGGAAGTCGTCGCTCTACAACCAGGTCACCGGCGGGAACGCGCGGGTCGGGAACTATCCCGGCATCACCGTCGACGTGCTCGAGGCCGAGGTGAACCTGCCGTCGGGGGCGCTCGTGAAGGTCGCCGACCTCCCCGGGCTCTACTCCGTCGAGGCGACGGTCGCGAAGGACACCGACGAAGGGGTCGCGCGCTCGTTCCTCGACAGCCTCCGCGCGATCCCGGACGACGCGCGCTCGAGCTACGTCGTCGTGCAGGTGATCGATCCGACGCGGCTCGCGCTCGGGCTGCGCCTCACCCGCGAGCTCGTCGCGGCGAAGACGCGGATGATCGTCGCGCTCACGCACGCGGACGTGCTCGCGGCGGAGGGGCGCGAGGTCGACGTCGAGAAGCTCTCCGCCGCGATCGGCGCGCCGGTCGTGCTCCTCAACGCGCGCGAAGCGGGCTCGAAGGCCGCGCTCCTCGCCGCGGTCGACGACCGGCTCCGCGACCACGATCGCGATCGCGATCGCACCTCCGCGCGCGCCGACTTCGAGCCCGGCAAGCTCGCCGCGAGCGTCGTGCGCGACCTGCCGTCCACCGCGGAGACCACGCGCCGGCGCCTCGTCACCGAGCGGCTCGACGCCGTGCTGCTCCACCCCGTCGTGGGTCCGTTCCTCTTCGTCGCGCTGATGGCCCTCGTCTTCGCGGCGGTGTTCCTGATCGCCGATCCGGTGACCGCCGCGTGCGACGCGCTCAAGGGCTACGCGCAAGGCGGGCTCGTGCGCGTCCTCGGCAAGGGGCTCCTCGCCTCCTTCCTCGCCGACGGCGTGCTCGGCGGCGCCGGGACCGTGCTCGCGTTCGCGCCTCAGATCGTGATCCTCACCGTCGCGCTCGAGCTCCTCGAGGCGAGCGGCTACCTCGCGCGCGGGGCGTTCCTCGTCGATCGACTGCTCCGCCTCCTCGGCTTGAGCGGACGCAGCTTCCTCCCGCTCCTGATGGGACACGCCTGCGCCATCCCCGCGATCTCCGCGACGCGCGTGGTGCGCGACCCGCGCGAGCGGCTCACCACCATCCTCGTCCTGCCGCTGATGACGTGCTCCGCGCGGCTGCCGACCTACGCGCTCGTGCTCTCGACGTTCTTCGGCGGCCGCTCGGCCCTCTTCCGCGCCGGCTTGTTCGTCGGCCTCTACTTCGCCGGCATCCTCGCCGCGCTCGTGGCGTCGTGGTTGCTGCGCCGGACCGCGACGAAGGGCCGAGGCCTCCCGCTCGTCCTCGAGATGCCGTCGTACCGCGTCCCGCAAGCCTCCGTCGTCGCGCGGAAAGCGTGGAACGCGGCGAAGAGGTTCGTCCGCGACGTCGGGCGCATCATCGTCGGCGTCTCCGCCGTCTTGTGGGTGCTGCTCACCGTGCCGATGCCCGGCGCCGACGCGGCCCCCGACGCGCAGCCGATCGATCGGAGCATCGCGGCGATGGTGGGGCGCGCGATCGAGCCCGCGACGCGGCCCGCCGGCTTCGACTGGAGGATCGACGTCGGGCTCATCGGATCGTTCGGCGCGCGCGAGCTGATGGTCGCGACGCTCGGGGTCGTGTACGGGATCGAGGACGCCGGCGACGACGAGGCGCCGCTCGCGGAGAAGCTGCGCGAAGCGAAGAAGCCGGACGGCACGCCCCAGTACGGGGTCCGCACCGGGCTCGCGCTCCTCGCGTTCTTCGTCCTCGCCTGCCAGTGCATGAGCACCGTGGCCGCGATCCGGCGCGAGACCGCGAGCTGGCGCTGGCCCGCCTTCGTCCTCGCGTACACCTACGCGGCGGCCTACGTCGCCGCCGTCGTCGTGTATCAAGTCGGCGGCTTGCTGGGCTTGTC